One region of Chrysemys picta bellii isolate R12L10 chromosome 21, ASM1138683v2, whole genome shotgun sequence genomic DNA includes:
- the LOC101949213 gene encoding arylacetamide deacetylase-like 4: MEFTLEIFLVAFILLVALAFYYEHPKAEIPREVDQHIKLYILHYVVNFAFGLGRILEKLGICKEVYLIRTFLYGIPPWKDNANLFIEDLKFAKVSVRVYHPKVPSAGRRRGVLYLHGGVGQIGSIGMYERVCRFIARRSNSVVVCVGYRLAPEHPYPTQFLDCLTATVHFMTTAEDYGVDPTRIIICGDSSGGTLAAAVCQTLVSRTDLPKARAQILLYPFLQAVDFNLPSYQQNGSVPLLLKKRTITLGMQYLNQDLSLMKGILEGSHVPEDLKLKFSKWLSPDNIPMEFKIRGYKPSASATYSEELYTLAKPVFETTFSPLLAEDAIVRQLPETFILTCEYDVVRDDGLLYKKRLEDNGIPVTWYHLEDGFHGALFLIDYGYISFPCGKRAMNNVVNFIKDL; the protein is encoded by the exons ATGGAATTCACATTGGAAATTTTTCTTGTTGCTTTTATCTTGTTGGTGGCATTGGCATTTTACTATGAACATCCAAAGGCTGAAATCCCTCGAGAAGTGGATCAGCACATAAAGCTTTACATTCTTCATTACGTCGTGAACTTTGCATTTGGTCTG GGAAGGATTTTGGAGAAACTGGGCATCTGTAAGGAGGTTTACCTCATCAGGACCTTCTTGTATGGAATACCACCTTGGAAGGATAATGCTAATCTCTTCATCGAGGACTTGAAGTTTGCAAAGGTGTCAGTGAGGGTTTACCACCCGAAAGTGCCATCTGCTGGACGAAGGAGGGGAGTCCTTTACCTTCACGGAGGAGTTGGCCAGATTGGAAGCATAG GCATGTATGAAAGAGTATGCCGTTTTATTGCCAGGAGAAGCAACTCAGTGGTTGTGTGTGTTGG GTATCGTTTGGCTCCTGAGCACCCATATCCAACCCAGTTCTTGGACTGTCTTACTGCCACGGTACATTTTATGACGACAGCAGAAGACTATGGGGTGGATCCCACCCGTATTATCATCTGTGGAGACAGCAGTGGAGGTACACTCGCTGCTGCTGTTTGCCAAACCCTGGTGAGTAGAACAGACCTCCCAAAGGCACGAGCCCAGATCCTGCTCTATCCATTTCTCCAAGCTGTGGACTTTAATTTGCCTTCATATCAGCAAAATGGTTCAGTCCCCCTCTTGTTAAAGAAACGGACCATTACACTTGGTATGCAGTATCTCAATCAGGACTTGTCACTGATGAAAGGTATCCTAGAAGGTTCCCATGTGCCTGAGGATTTGAAACTGAAGTTTAGCAAATGGCTGAGTCCAGACAATATCCCCATGGAATTTAAGATCAGAGGCTACAAACCATCTGCATCTGCTACATATTCAGAAGAACTTTACACTTTGGCCAAACCAGTTTTTGAGACCACCTTTTCCCCACTCTTAGCTGAAGATGCCATTGTTCGCCAGCTCCCAGAGACTTTCATCTTGACCTGCGAGTACGATGTGGTCAGGGATGATGGACTGTTGTACAAGAAAAGATTGGAGGACAATGGCATTCCGGTGACTTGGTACCATTTAGAGGATGGATTCCATGGAGCACTATTCCTAATTGACTATGGGTATATTTCATTTCCATGTGGAAAGAGAGCAATGAACAATGTAGTAAACTTTATAAAAGACTTATAA